One genomic window of Nicotiana sylvestris chromosome 10, ASM39365v2, whole genome shotgun sequence includes the following:
- the LOC104227438 gene encoding spermidine synthase isoform X1, with protein MEAANHNNNGCTNESPYISSVLPGWFSEISPLWPGEAHSLKVEKILFQGKSDYQNVMVFQSSTYGKVLVLDGVIQLTERDECAYQEMIAHLPLCSIPNPKKVLVIGGGDGGVLREVSRHSSVEQIDICEIDKMVVEVSKQFFPDVAVGYEDPRVNLHIGDGVAFLKNVAAGTYDAVIVDSSDPIGPAQELFEKPFFESIARALRPGGVVSTQAESIWLHMHIIEEIVANCRQIFKGSVNYAWTTVPTYPSGMIGFMLCSTEGPAVDFKNPINPIDDDASHNKTLGPMKFYNSELHKASFCLPSFAKRVIESKGK; from the exons aTGGAAGCAGCAAACCACAACAACAACGGCTGCACCAATGAATCTCCTTATATCTCTTCTGTTCTTCCTGGCTGGTTCTCTGAGATTAGCCCCCTTTGGCCTG GGGAAGCACACTCGTTGAAGGTTGAGAAGATATTGTTCCAAGGGAAGTCTGATTATCAGAATGTCATGGTTTTTCAG TCATCAACTTATGGAAAGGTGCTTGTTTTGGATGGTGTGATCCAACTCACAGAAAGGGATGAATGTGCTTACCAAGAGATGATCGCTCATCTTCCTCTTTGTTCAATTCCAAATCCCAAAAAG GTGCTGGTTATTGGAGGAGGAGATGGTGGTGTCTTGCGTGAGGTGTCGCGTCATTCTTCTGTTGAGCAGATTGACATATGTGAGATTGACAAGATGGTAGTTGAG GTTTCTAAACAATTTTTCCCAGATGTGGCTGTAGGATACGAGGATCCACGTGTGAATCTACACATTGGTGATG GAGTTGCATTTTTGAAAAATGTTGCTGCAGGAACTTACGATGCTGTCATAGTGGATTCATCTGACCCTATAG GTCCAGCACAAGAGTTGTTCGAAAAGCCTTTCTTTGAATCTATAGCAAGAGCTCTGCGTCCAGGAGGGGTTGTATCTACACAGGCTGAGAGCATATGGCTTCACATGCACATTATTGAAGAAATTGTTGCCAATtgccgccaaatcttcaaaggCTCAGTCAACTATGCATGGACTACAGTTCCTACTTATCCAAG CGGTATGATTGGTTTCATGCTCTGCTCTACCGAGGGACCTGCAGTTGATTTCAAGAACCCAATTAACCCCATCGATGACGATGCCAGCCATAACAAAACTCTTGGACCTATGAAGTTCTACAACTCTGAG CTTCACAAAGCATCATTCTGTTTGCCATCATTTGCCAAGAGGGTGATTGAATCCAAAGGAAAATGA
- the LOC138879943 gene encoding uncharacterized protein has product MVKLNGKFCKKNPSLSQLDPRASICKKNVQKIIFLQKIANQMPDAFTDLKRITKLHIPVENIPIHIDVPIRQSSSVIANESKARLKRGRPLGFKNRNPRKRKTNAQDDTTKEIHEEINDLTTTTNYTFSGN; this is encoded by the coding sequence ATGGTGAAACTAAATGGaaaattttgtaaaaaaaatccaTCATTGTCTCAGcttgatccacgtgcctctatttgtAAAAAAAATGTGCAAAAGATCATTTTCTTGCAgaaaatagcaaatcaaatgccagacgcatttacggaTCTGAAAAGGATTACAAAATTACATATCCCTGTAGAGAATATTCCAATCCACATTGATGTCCCTATTAGgcaatcttctagtgtcatagctaatgagtcaaaagcacgcctCAAGCGTGGCCGACCATTGGGTTTTAAGaatcgaaatcctagaaaaagaaaaacaaatgctCAAGATGACACTACGAAAGAGATTCATGAAGAAATCAACGATTTAACCACTACAACAAATTATACATTTAGTGGCAATTAA